TCAATGTGTTCTACTCGAACTTCTACAACGCCCAGAGCCATGTGGTGCTGCCCTATTCGCAGTACCTGCACCGCTTCCCGGCCTACCTGCAGCAGCTGACGATGGAGTCGAACGGCAAGTCGACCCGGTGGGACACCAGCCCGGTGACCACCGAGACCGGCGAGATCTTCTGGGGCGAGCCCGGCACCAACGGGCAGCACGCGTTCTACCAGCTGCTGCACCAGGGCACCCGCGTGATCCCTGCCGACTTCATCGGCTTCGCGCGTCCGGCCCACGCGCTCACCGAGGCCGGTGCCGACGTGCACGACCTGTTCATGTCGAACTTCTTCGCGCAGACCCAGGCGCTGGCCTTCGGCAAGACCGCCGACGAGGTGCGCGCCGAGGGCACCCCCGAGCCGCTGGTGCCCGCCCGCGTGTTCAGCGGAAACCGGCCCACCACCTCGATCCTGGCCCCCGAGCTGTCGCCCAGGATCCTCGGTGAGCTGATCGCGCTGTATGAGCACATCACCTTCACCGAGGGTGCCGTGTGGGGCATCGACTCGTTCGACCAGTGGGGTGTCGAGCTCGGCAAGACCCTGGCCAAGAACATCGCCCCGCTGCTCACCGCCGGCGACGAGGCCCTGATGAGCCAGGACTCGTCGACGATGAGCCTCATCCGGGCCTACAAGGCGATGCGCGCCGGCAATCGCTGAGCGATGAGGCGCTTGCGCGCCGGGGTGCGCCCGGAGCTGCCTGCCGCGGGACGGCACCGTCAGGCCGCGGCCGGACGGCACCCGCGCAGCGCGCCCGCGGCGCGCCCGCCGGCCCCGTTCGCACGGCCCGCGCGCTGTGCAGGGGCCGCAGCGCTGGCCGTGGTGACGGTGCTCACGGCGATCACCGCAGGCTGCAATGTGGTGGTGCACGCGGTGGCCGCCGGCCGCCGACGCGCGCCCGGGCAGTTGCACGCAGGCGTCACGCCCGGAACCGCCATGGTGCTGGGCGCCGGAGTGCGTGGACAGCGACCAACTCCCTATCTGGCGGCCCGACTCGACCTGGCGGTGCGCCTGTGGCGCGAGGGCGCGATCAGCCGCATCCTGGTCTCCGGGTGGGCGGAGGCCCCCGACGATGCCGCGGGCCTCCGCTACGACGAACCGGCCGTGATGGCCGACTACCTCGTCGCCCACGGCGTGGCGCGCGGTGCTGTGCTGCGCGATCCGGCCGGGCTCGACACCTGGACCAGCGCCGTGCGCGCCCGCCAGCTGCACGGACTGGACGCGATGGTGGTGGTGACGCAGGCCTACCACCTACCGCGCGCCCTGGCAGCGGCACGGATGGCCGGCATCGATGCGTTCGGCGTCGCCGACACCACCCGCGATCACAATGCCAAGTGGTGGCGTTACCGCCTGCGCGAGGTGCCCGCCTGCGTCAAGCTCGTGGGGGAGTGGGCGCTGTCGCGGACAGGGCTCCGTGCTGCGGCGCGCGCCCGGAGGGGAGACCAATGATGACATCGGGAATCGACGAGGTGCTCGCCCGCGGACTGCGCGCCGGATGCTATCCCGGCGCCATCGCCCAGGTGTCGCACGCCGGCACGGTGCGTCGCGCCGGGGTCGGAAGCATCGCCAGCCATGGACGCGATGGATCGCCGATCCCCCCGGCGCAGCGCGAACCGGTGCGGCCCGACCTGCACTACGACCTCGCGTCGATCACCAAGGTGTTCACGGCCATCACCGTGCTGTCGCTGGCCGACGAGGGCACGCTGGCCATGGACGAGCCGATCGCAACGCTGCTTCCCGCCTTCCGCACGAGCCCCGAACGGCGCCGGATCACCGCCCTGCACCTGCTGACCCACACCTCCGGCCTGCCGCCGGTGTGGCCAGGGTGGCAGGACGCCGGAATGCGCGCCCGGTCACGCGAGGCGATCCTGGCCGACATTATGGCCATGCCGCTGCGCTGGGCGCCCGGCGAGCGACTGGACTACTCCTGCGTCGGCTACATCACCGCCATGGCCCTGGCCGAACAGGCCACGGGACAGGGCTGGGAACAGCTGGTGACCACCAGGGTGCTGCGTCCGCTCGGCCTGGCGCACACAGGATTCAACCCGCTGCGCCACGGCGTCGATGTCGCCGACATCACGCCGACCGAGTTCCGCCCGGCCCTGGGACTGCGACCGGTAGGCAGCACTCACGCGCCCGACGCCGCCGGCGCGTCGCGCCCGGGCTCCGTGACCGATGACGTGGACCTGACCATGGTGCGCGGCACCGTGCACGATGAGACCGCCCAGGTGATCGGGGGAGTGAGCGGCAATGCAGGCATGTTCTCCACGCTGGCCGACCTGGCACGGCTGGCCGGTGCCCTGTCGTCAGGCCTGCCCGGCGTGCTGGGCCGGGAGTCGTTCGCCATGCTGTGGGGCGACCAATTGCCGCGCCTGCTGGGCGGGCATGCCGACGCCGAGGCCGCCCGCAACGGATACCGCCACGGGGCCGGCCTGTGCGTGGCCCAGACGCGCGCGGCCGGGCCCGATGCGCCGTGGCTGCGCAGCCACACCGGCTTCACCGGCACGAGCCTGGTGCTCAACCGCGCCGGCGATTACGCCATCCTGCTGTCCAACCGGGTGCATCCCACCCGTCAGGCCCCCGACCTGGCCCCGGTGCGCGTGGCCCTGACCCGGGCGGCGGGACTGGTTGAACCAGAAGAACAGGCCGAACCCGGGGGACAGGCCTGACCAACCGGATCGGCCGGGCCAGCAGCTTGGCCCAACCGTCGGCAGGCCGGGGATGCCGGGCGCGGCACCGATATCAGCACCGGCATCAGCGCCGGCATCAGCATCGGCGTCGGGGAAAGCTGAGCCGCGTCGACGCAGGTTTCGTGCGTCCCGGCCCGGAAAATCCCACGGAGTGACACAGATATTTCCACCCCTTGATACGCGTCGGGAAGGCCCGATTCGGGCCCCTTCCACGGTGCCCCGCATATTTTGGCGCGGGGCCGCAAAGTGTATGTTGGTAGTTGGTCGGACCAATTGATTTCGGACCCCAGAACCATGGAATCCCGGTTCGTACCGACCGGCGTGGCATACGAGCTCGAGCATCGACGAGGATTCGAGCGCACAAGGAGGCACAATGTCGTCCGCGACAACCGAGAAGGCAGTGGGAACCACTCGACTCATCGATCGAGTCGGAATGGCCCATGACGCATCGCACTATCTGCTCATCCCCGAGGTGGTCATCACGGCCACCGACACCGCCCAGGTGGCGAACACGATGGCCCAGGCCTATCGCGAGAACCGCACCGTGACCTTCCGCTCCGGTGGCACCAGCCTGTCGGGCCAGTCGCTGAGCGATTCGATCCTCCTGGACGTGCGCAAGAACTTCCGCAAGGTGGAGGTGCTCGACGGCGGCGCAAGGGTGCGCTGTCAGCCCGGCGCCACCATCCGCAACGTCAACGCACACCTGGCGCGCTATGGCTACAAGCTGGGTCCCGACCCGGCGTCCGAGATCGCCTGCACCATCGGCGGCGTCGTGGCCGACAACTCGTCGGGCATGGCCTGCGGCACCCAGTTCAACACCTACAACACCCTTGAGTCGATGGTGCTGGTGCTCCCCTCGGGCACCGTCATCGACACCGCACAGCCCGATGCCGACGCGAAGCTGCATCGCGCTGAGCCCGCCCTGTGGGAGGGCCTGTCGGAGCTGCGCGACCGCGTGCGCAAGAACCCCGAGTCGGTGGCCAAGATCACCCAGCAGTACGCCATGAAGAACACCATGGGCTACGGCATCAACTCCTTCACCGACCACGACGAGCCGGTGCACATCCTGGAGCACCTGATGATCGGCTCGGAGGGCACCCTGGGCTTCGTGGCCGAGGTCACCTTCCGCACCCTGCCGGTGCAGAAGCATGCCGCCACCGCGCTGCTCATCGTCCCCGAGCTGTCGGTGGCAACCGACGCCCTGGAAGACCTCGTGCGCAACGGCGCCCTGTGCCTGGAGCTGATGGACGCCGCCAGCCTGCGCGTCGTGCAGAAGTACCCCGAGGCATCGCCCGAGCTGGCCGCGCTCGACGTCAAGAAGGACGCCGGCCTGCTCATCGAGGCCGTCGCCGACGACGAGAAGGAACTCGACGACCGCATGGACGCGCTGAACAGCGTGCTCGGTGGCCTGCCGATCGCCAACCCGCCGCGCTTCACCAAGAACATCCCCGAGCGCAACAACCTGTGGCAGCTGCGCAAGGGCCTGTACACCTCGGTTGCCGGTGCGCGTCCGGCCGGCACCACCAACCTGCTCGAGGACATCGCCGTGCCGGTGGGTTCGCTCACCGCCACCAGCGCCGAACTGCAGGACATCTTCGCCAAGCACGGCTATGACGACGCGGTGATCTTCGGCCACGCCAAGGATGGCAACATCCACTTCATGGTCACCTCCGACTGGCGCAACCCGGTGGACGTCGAGAAGTACCGCGACTTCACCGAGGACATGGTCAACGCCGTGCTGCGCCACGAGGGCACCCTGAAGGCCGAGCACGGCACCGGCCGCGTGATGGCCCCCTTCGTCGAGCGCCAGTGGGGCGCCGAGCTCTATGACGTGATGAAGACGGTGCGTCGCCTGGGCGACCCGCACGGCGTGCTCAACCCGGGCACCCTGCTCACCGATGACCCCGAGGGTCATATGCACCACTTCAAGATGATGCCGCCGGTGGACGACTTCGTCGACCGCTGCGTGGAGTGCGGCTACTGCGAGCCCACCTGCCCGTCGGCCGACCTCACCCAGACCCCGCGTCGGCGCATCGCGCTGCTGCGCTCTGCCGAGGAACTGCCCCCCGAGCAGGCCAAGGAACTGCGCAAGGACTACGCCTACGAGGCCGTCGACACCTGCGCCGCCGACTCGCTGTGCCTGCTGGCCTGCCCGCTGCGCATCGACACCGGCGTGTTCATGAAGACCTTCCGCGCCGCACGCCACATGGCCATCTCGAAGACCGCCATGAACGCCGCCGCCAAGGAATGGGGCCCCATCGTCACCTTCCTGCGCGGTGCACTGAACGTGGTCGACGTGGTGCCCAGCCCGATCATGACCGGCGTCACGGTTGCCGCGCGCGCCGTGCTGCCCAAGGACGTCATCCCCAAGGTCGGCAACGACCTTCCCGGTGGCGGCCCGAAGCGTCCCGAACCCGAGTCGACCTCACAGGACGACTTCGTGTTCTTCCCCAGCTGCATGGGCTCGCTGTTCGAGCCCGCCAAGGGCGGCTACAAGGACGGCGCGGCCGGGGCCTTCGAGAAGCTGGTGGCCGCTGCCGGCCAGCGCGCCCGCATCCCGGAGAACATCTCGGGCCTGTGCTGCGGCACCGTGTGGGTGTCGAAGGGCTTCACCAAGGGCGCTGACACGATGGCCGAGCGCGTCTACGACTCCGTGTGGAAGGCCACCGACAATGGTCGCCTGCCCGTGGTCTGCGATGCCGCAAGCTGCACCCACGGCCTGCACACCACCGGCCAGCACCTCACCGGCCAGAAGGCGGAGAACTGGAAGAAGGTCGAGATCCTTGACACCACCACGTGGGTGGCGCGCAACCTGCTCGGCAAGCTGAAGTTCAGCCAGAACGCCGGCTCTGTGGTGATCCACCCGACCTGCTCGATGCGCCACCTGGACATCGTGAAGGACGTCGAGGCCTGCGCCCTGGCCGTCAGCGACGATGTGACGGTGCCGGTTGACGCCGGCTGCTGCGCCTTCGCCGGCGACCGCGGCCTGCTGCATCCCGAGCTCACCGCCTCGGCCACCAAGCGGGAGACCGCCGAGGTGACGCAGCGCACCTATGACGAGTATGTGTCGGGCAACCGCACCTGCGAGATGGGCATGACCCGGGCAACCGGTCACACCTACCACCACGTGCTCGAGATGCTGGCCCAGCACCTGGTCTGAGTGACCGGGCGCGGTCAGTAACACGACCGAACGACAGGAGGGCCCCCACCGATGATTCGGTGGGGGCCCTCCTGTGTCTCCCGCGGGGCCAGGGCCGGGTGGCGGTGCTGCCCGGTCCGGTCTTGGTGCGGGACGGGGCCGATGGGCCCCTGCGGGCGTCAGCCCTTCGCGATGGGTCCCAGCACGACGTTGGCCCATGCCGCGTGCAGGGATTCCTGGTCGGTGGGCTGGAAGAGGCCGGCCACCGCATCGCGGTAGAGGCGGGACAGCTCATTGGAGGTGTAGTAACTGCGTCCGCCCACCGAGCGCATCGCCTGGTCGACGGCATGCATCGTCGCCTCGACGCAGGCATTCTTCACCGCTGACAGCTGGGGCATCCACAGGGCGCCACGGTCGGCATCGTCGTCGAGGTCGCGCACGATGTCGCGCAGTTGGGCGGCCGAGCCGTTCATGGCGATCGCCGCGTCGGCAAGCCGCCAGCGGATGTCGGGATCATGGGCGTAGACGTCGTCATTCTTCACGCTGTGGCGGGTGGCCACCTGCTCGGCGGCCACCTCGATGGCGCGCTCGCCGATGCCCTGGTAGGTGGCGGCGATGAACGCCGAGAAGTGCGAGAAGATGCCGAAGACCACCGGATCGGCGTTCGGGCCGGGGGTGATGCGGGCGAGCACCTGGTCGGCGGGGGCGTGGGCTCCGTCGAGCACCGTCGTGTTCGACTGGGTGGCGCGCATGCCCAGGGTGTCCCAGTCGGGCTTCACATAGAAGCCGCCGTCGTCGCGGTGCAGGATCGCGAACACCGAATGGGGGCCGTCGTCGCCCGAGTCGTCGGTGCCGAAGGTGAGCAGGCGGGTCCAGGCCGGGGCCAGTGAGGTGAACACCTTGGTGCCGTGGAAGCTGAAGCCGCCCTCGCCGTCGGGCACGGCCTTGCTGATCGATCCGAACAGCACCAGGTCGTTGCCGGGCTCGCTGATGCCGAAGCCGAACAGTTCGCCGGCGGCGGCGTCGTGCAGCACCTGGCGTCCCTTGTCGTTGCCGTGGGCCACCAGGTAACGGGCCATGCCCACGATGATCTGGTGCATGTTGATGGCCAGTGCGGTGGCCGGCGCGGCCTTGGCCAGCGCGGTCTGTTCGGCGCAGATGCGCTCGACACTCAGCCCGGCGCCGTTGAACTCCTTTGGCACGAACGCCGACAGATAGCCGGCGGTGCGCAGGTCGTTCAGGTCGTCCTCGGGAAAGCTGTTGTCGCGGTCGTGACGGGCCGCCCGCTTGTGGATTGCTGCCAGCAACTCGGCGCTGAGAAAGCTCATGGGCATCTCCTCGTGATGGTGGGCTGCGCGTGGGTGCAGCTCCTTGCCGCCCACCCTAATCTCGCGCCGGCCACGGGGGTCCTCGCCGTGGGGGCTGCGGAGGTGGCCGGCCCGGGCCGGGGAAGCCGCACGATGGGTGGGAGAAATCCCATCGAATATCCTCCCGGCAGAAACAAATGCCCAGAATGTCGGATAACGCGGGTTAAGTTATCGCGAACATCGACCATCTCGAGAATATCTTTCGGAATGTCCGGCGGTGAAACCCCTTGTCGCGGTAACTTCCGTAGGCGATGGAGGCTGCCCCTGGCCCGAGCCGGGCACAGCTGACAGTGAAATCCCCACCGGCGTGGATGGGTTCGCGTCGGAACCCCACAGGAGGAATCGCATGCGACGTCGCACCACGATTGCAGCCCTCGCTGCTGTCTTGAGTTTCAGTCCCCTGGCCGCCCAGGCCGCACCCGCCAGTGCCGACGGGGGCACCAGTTCCACCCCACGCAGCGTGGCGACATCGACGTCGTCCGCTGGCGTGGACCCGGCGTCGGCATGTGGCGACCTGGTGCAGCTGGCGCCGGTGCTGAGTTCCGACCACACGCCCGACGGCAAGCAGATCACGCCGAAGCCCACTGCCGACGGCCGCCGCGTGCCGGTGATCATCGTGCACGGCTGGGTGTCCTATGACACCCACAGCGATGCGCGCGACCACCTGTTCTCGCAATATGTCGATCGCACCGCCGACCCGGCAGGGGGCACCGGCTACCTGTTGGCCCAGTCGCAGTACCGCTCATCGCTGATCGGCATGTTGCAGCAGGTGCCCGGCGCCGAGGTGTACACCTTCGACTACTCGCAGGTGGGATCGCGATGGGTCACCGACCCGCAGATCGGCCCGAAGCTGTCGCAGGCCATCGAATGCCTGTCCGACTCCTACCAGCAGAAGCCGGTGCTGGTCACCCATTCGATGGGCGGGCTCGTGGCGCGTCAGGCCTTGTCAAACAATGATTCGAAGGGCCGTCCGATCTCCGGGCGGGTGAGCAATGTGCTCGCCGTGGGCGCGCCCAACAATGGCTCCGACTCGGCGCAGATGATCGCCAGTGCGCTGACCATCGGCTCCGAGATCCCGCTGGCCGGGCTGCCGATCCGCATGCTGTGGGACTACATCGGCCAGTGCTCCGAGCAGATGGACGCCACCAACACCACCTGCACCGGCATCCGTGCCGTCGACGCCTTCCGCTCGTCGGGCGGGGAGGCCCTGCGCACCGGCTCGGCCCAGTTGGCGCAGTTGCCCTGGTGGCCCGACAACGTGAAGGTCACCGCCTATGTGGGCGACATCCAGATGGGCGGCATCAGCCTGTTCGGGCTCAACTCGCCGCGGCTGCTCGACCTGGGCGACCTGCTCGTGTCCGTCGACTCGGCCAAGGCCGGCTCACAGCGCAGCCGCCAGGTGAACTGCGAATACGGCATCATCTCCACCAAGTCGGCCGAGACCGGCCTGGTGCGCCTCATGCTGGCGGGGCAGGGCAACAGCGTCGAGCAACCCGCCGACCTCCTGTCGAGCCCCTGCTTCCACGAGGCGATGCTGCACGAGACCACCATCACCGGTGACCTGCAGCGTGACCTCACCGAGGTGCTGGGCGCCAATACCGCCTGGCATGATCCGGCCACCGCCGGCGAGCAGTCAGCCGGCGCAACCACCGTGTCGGCAGTGAGGGAATCCCGGTGACCAAGCCCTGGTCACGAGTGGTCGTGGCCGTGCTGGCCCTGCTGCTCGTGGCCGGGCTGGTGGCCGCCGGGGTCACCGGCCTGTTCGGTGGCCGTGCCCGCAGTGGCAGCACGCCCGGCCCGCAGGCATCGCCGGCGACGATGGCGTCGGGGACCGCAACGAGCCCGGCGGCTGCCGTGGGCTCGTCCTCGGCACCGCCCGCTGACCCGGCCGATGTCGCGGCCGGCACCCAGGTGCTGACCAGCTTCCCGAGCGAACCGTCGAAGTACCTTGCCGAGCAGGCACGCGACTACTTCAACGTCGACCCTGCCGCGGTGCTGGCGCCCGGCACGACGATTGCCGTCGACTCGTCGTCGTGGACGCCCCTGGACCAGGCCGGTGCGATGGTGCGCATTGAGGTCACCGTGCCCGGTGCCGCGCCGACCCCCTACACCGCGGTGATGGTGAAGGAGGCCGACGGCACCTGGAAGGTGATGGGCACCGTCGCGGCGCAGTAGCTGCAGCGCCCCTGAAGGCAGGCCTCAGTCGTCAACCGTGGTGGTCAGGGTCGAGCTGCCGTCGGGCAGCTTGCGCACGCTGATGCGTTCGGCGATGCGCTGCTTCATCTCGGTGACGTGGCTCACCACGCCGACATTGCGCCCACCGGCGCGCAGCTTCTCGAGTTGGCCCATCACCATGTCGAGGGATTCGGGGTCCAGGGAGCCGAATCCCTCGTCGACGAACAGGCTGTCCAGGGAGATGCCGCCGGCCTCGGCGGTGACGGTGTCGGACAGGCCCAGCGCCATGGCCAGGGATGCCAGGAAGGTCTCGCCGCCGGACAGCGTCTGCGTCTCGCGCGCCGTGTCCACCGGCAAGTGGTCGATCACCACCAGGCCCAACCCGAGCTTGCGCGAACGTCCCTCCTTCTCGTCGGTGCGCTGCAGGCTGTAGCGGCCGTGGGTCATCGACTCGAGCCGGTCGTTGGCCTGGTCGATCACCTGCTCGAAGCGACGCAGCAGCACATAGGTGGGCAGGGTGACCTTGCGCAGGTTGCGGTCGCCCGCCGTGGCCAGTTCGGCCATCCGCACCACGGGGGCGGCCTCGGGCGCCATCCGCGTCAACGCAAGGCTGGCGGCTTCCAACTCCTCGGCGGCCTGTCGCGACTGGGCCAGGTGCGCCGTGGCGCGGCCCAACGCCAACTCGGCGGCTTCCTGGGCCTGCTCGGCGTCGGCCAGCTTGGTGTCCAGTGACTCGAGGTCGGGGACGGGCGACGCGACGGCGGCCACGAGTTCGGCACGCTCCAGCTGTGCTGCGATGCGGGCCCGGCGCGTGTCGAAGTCGGTGATCGACTGGCGCAGCGCCGCGATCTGCTCGGCGTCGAGCATGGCGGCGCCGGCCTCGTCAGAGGTGGCGAAGCCGGCATCGGCCAGGGCCTGGTCGGCCTCCTTGCGCCGTGCGACGCCTTCCCGGCGGGCCGCGGCAAGCGCCTGCAACGCGTCGACGATGCGGGTGGCCGCGTCGAGCCGTCGTGCGACGTGCGCCAGCCGCCCGGCGATGTCCGGATAGTCCTCGCGGTGCCGGTCGATCTGGTGGTGGTCATCGTCCAGCTGCGTGGTGGCCGTCGCGATGGCGCCCTTGAGGCCGGACGCGCTGGCCTGCAGCTCGGCGAGCGTGGACCGGGTGGTGGTCACCTGCCGGTCGGCGTCGGCGATCCTCGCGGTGAGCTCCACCCGCTGGGCTGCCGCGGCACTGGCACCGGCCAGTTCCGCGTCGGCCCGATCGAGGTCCGCCCGGGCCTGTGCCACGTCCTTCCCGCCGGCGGCCTTCTGGTGGTCGACGCGGTGCTGTGCGGCGACGTCGCACTGCATGGCTGCCCGGGCCCGGGCATCGGCCAGTGAGCGGGCCTGCTGGGCCAGGCGCTCCACGTCATCGCGCGTCGCCGCACCCTGAGCCGGCGTTGCCGGGTGGGGATGGCTGGTGGCGCCACAGACCGGGCACTCATCGCCGTCGACCAGCTCGCCTGCCAGGGTGCCGGCCAGCCCGTCGAGCCAGCCGGCCCGGGCCGTGCGGTATTCCCGTTCGGCCAGGTCTGCCGCGTCGATTGCCTCCTGCTCCGCGGCGCGCAGTGCAACCAATTGGGACGCATCCTGCTCGGCGGCCTGCGCAGCCTCGAGCGTCCGGGTGGCCGCTTGCTGCGCCAGGGAGGCGCCGGTGAGCGCATCGTCGGTGGGGGGAAGTTGGCCGTGGCGTTGTGAGAGCTCGTCGCGGCCTGCGATCAACTCCGCGAGCTCCTGCTGCGTCGTGGCAACCCGGGTGGCGATCTCGGCCAGCCGTGCATTGTCGGCGTCGAGGCGGGCGTGGCGGGCAGGTAGTCCTGCCTCGAGTTGGGCCAGCTGGCCCAACTGTCCGCGGGTGGTGCCCAGGCGGGTGATCTCATCGCGCAGGGTGGAGAGCGCGGCGTCATCGGACCCATCCGGCGACCCGAGGTTCCCCACCGCGTGCGGGCGCACCTGCTCCAGCAGCACACCGTCGTCGGTGGCAGCGATCTCAGCGGCCACCACCTCCCACTCGGTGGTGGCGGTGGACAGCGCCGCGGCCGCGCGGCGGGCTGCGGCGAGCGGGCGGGCGCTTCCGGCGGCCCGCGTCGCGGCGTCCAGGCGCACCCGGTCTGCGGCTATCTGGTCACCGCGGGCCTCCAGCTCCTGGCGTTGCACAACCAGGGCGTCATGTTCGGCCTTCAGGGCGATGATGCGCTGCGCTGCATCGCGCGCGGCGCGGGCCCCGCCGAGCCGTTCCCGCGCGCCGGCGACCGCCTGTGTGCGCTGCTCGGTGTCGGCCTGCAGCTCCCGCAGCCGTGTGTGGGCCGCAGCGACCAGCGGAGCGGTGTCATCGTCGTCGAGCAGGGCGAGGAAGGCCTCGCGGGGTGTGGGGCCCGGCACCGGGACGTCCTGGTGCCCTGCGGGCGTCTCGTCGGCCGGTACCGGTGTCGCCTCGGACGCGGGGGACCCGTCGGGCGTGGGCGCCTCATCGGGCCATGCGGAATGGGCGAAGCGCTCGGCGAGCGACCTGATCTGGGTGCGGGCCTGATCGGCGCGGGCCTTGTAGTCCGCGGCCATCGCGGTCAGTTCCTGCTGGGCGCGCTCGAACAGCTCGGTGCCGAAGATCTGTTGCAGCAGGCCCCGGCGTTCCTCGGGCTTGGAGCGCAGGAAGTTGGCGAAATGGCCCTGCGGCAGCACGACCGTCTGGGTGAACTGGTCGCGGCTCAATCCGATGGCA
The window above is part of the Propionibacterium freudenreichii subsp. freudenreichii genome. Proteins encoded here:
- a CDS encoding SanA/YdcF family protein, giving the protein MRRLRAGVRPELPAAGRHRQAAAGRHPRSAPAARPPAPFARPARCAGAAALAVVTVLTAITAGCNVVVHAVAAGRRRAPGQLHAGVTPGTAMVLGAGVRGQRPTPYLAARLDLAVRLWREGAISRILVSGWAEAPDDAAGLRYDEPAVMADYLVAHGVARGAVLRDPAGLDTWTSAVRARQLHGLDAMVVVTQAYHLPRALAAARMAGIDAFGVADTTRDHNAKWWRYRLREVPACVKLVGEWALSRTGLRAAARARRGDQ
- a CDS encoding serine hydrolase domain-containing protein, with the translated sequence MMTSGIDEVLARGLRAGCYPGAIAQVSHAGTVRRAGVGSIASHGRDGSPIPPAQREPVRPDLHYDLASITKVFTAITVLSLADEGTLAMDEPIATLLPAFRTSPERRRITALHLLTHTSGLPPVWPGWQDAGMRARSREAILADIMAMPLRWAPGERLDYSCVGYITAMALAEQATGQGWEQLVTTRVLRPLGLAHTGFNPLRHGVDVADITPTEFRPALGLRPVGSTHAPDAAGASRPGSVTDDVDLTMVRGTVHDETAQVIGGVSGNAGMFSTLADLARLAGALSSGLPGVLGRESFAMLWGDQLPRLLGGHADAEAARNGYRHGAGLCVAQTRAAGPDAPWLRSHTGFTGTSLVLNRAGDYAILLSNRVHPTRQAPDLAPVRVALTRAAGLVEPEEQAEPGGQA
- a CDS encoding FAD-binding and (Fe-S)-binding domain-containing protein: MSSATTEKAVGTTRLIDRVGMAHDASHYLLIPEVVITATDTAQVANTMAQAYRENRTVTFRSGGTSLSGQSLSDSILLDVRKNFRKVEVLDGGARVRCQPGATIRNVNAHLARYGYKLGPDPASEIACTIGGVVADNSSGMACGTQFNTYNTLESMVLVLPSGTVIDTAQPDADAKLHRAEPALWEGLSELRDRVRKNPESVAKITQQYAMKNTMGYGINSFTDHDEPVHILEHLMIGSEGTLGFVAEVTFRTLPVQKHAATALLIVPELSVATDALEDLVRNGALCLELMDAASLRVVQKYPEASPELAALDVKKDAGLLIEAVADDEKELDDRMDALNSVLGGLPIANPPRFTKNIPERNNLWQLRKGLYTSVAGARPAGTTNLLEDIAVPVGSLTATSAELQDIFAKHGYDDAVIFGHAKDGNIHFMVTSDWRNPVDVEKYRDFTEDMVNAVLRHEGTLKAEHGTGRVMAPFVERQWGAELYDVMKTVRRLGDPHGVLNPGTLLTDDPEGHMHHFKMMPPVDDFVDRCVECGYCEPTCPSADLTQTPRRRIALLRSAEELPPEQAKELRKDYAYEAVDTCAADSLCLLACPLRIDTGVFMKTFRAARHMAISKTAMNAAAKEWGPIVTFLRGALNVVDVVPSPIMTGVTVAARAVLPKDVIPKVGNDLPGGGPKRPEPESTSQDDFVFFPSCMGSLFEPAKGGYKDGAAGAFEKLVAAAGQRARIPENISGLCCGTVWVSKGFTKGADTMAERVYDSVWKATDNGRLPVVCDAASCTHGLHTTGQHLTGQKAENWKKVEILDTTTWVARNLLGKLKFSQNAGSVVIHPTCSMRHLDIVKDVEACALAVSDDVTVPVDAGCCAFAGDRGLLHPELTASATKRETAEVTQRTYDEYVSGNRTCEMGMTRATGHTYHHVLEMLAQHLV
- a CDS encoding acyl-CoA dehydrogenase family protein, coding for MSFLSAELLAAIHKRAARHDRDNSFPEDDLNDLRTAGYLSAFVPKEFNGAGLSVERICAEQTALAKAAPATALAINMHQIIVGMARYLVAHGNDKGRQVLHDAAAGELFGFGISEPGNDLVLFGSISKAVPDGEGGFSFHGTKVFTSLAPAWTRLLTFGTDDSGDDGPHSVFAILHRDDGGFYVKPDWDTLGMRATQSNTTVLDGAHAPADQVLARITPGPNADPVVFGIFSHFSAFIAATYQGIGERAIEVAAEQVATRHSVKNDDVYAHDPDIRWRLADAAIAMNGSAAQLRDIVRDLDDDADRGALWMPQLSAVKNACVEATMHAVDQAMRSVGGRSYYTSNELSRLYRDAVAGLFQPTDQESLHAAWANVVLGPIAKG
- a CDS encoding esterase/lipase family protein, coding for MRRRTTIAALAAVLSFSPLAAQAAPASADGGTSSTPRSVATSTSSAGVDPASACGDLVQLAPVLSSDHTPDGKQITPKPTADGRRVPVIIVHGWVSYDTHSDARDHLFSQYVDRTADPAGGTGYLLAQSQYRSSLIGMLQQVPGAEVYTFDYSQVGSRWVTDPQIGPKLSQAIECLSDSYQQKPVLVTHSMGGLVARQALSNNDSKGRPISGRVSNVLAVGAPNNGSDSAQMIASALTIGSEIPLAGLPIRMLWDYIGQCSEQMDATNTTCTGIRAVDAFRSSGGEALRTGSAQLAQLPWWPDNVKVTAYVGDIQMGGISLFGLNSPRLLDLGDLLVSVDSAKAGSQRSRQVNCEYGIISTKSAETGLVRLMLAGQGNSVEQPADLLSSPCFHEAMLHETTITGDLQRDLTEVLGANTAWHDPATAGEQSAGATTVSAVRESR
- a CDS encoding RodZ family helix-turn-helix domain-containing protein, producing the protein MTKPWSRVVVAVLALLLVAGLVAAGVTGLFGGRARSGSTPGPQASPATMASGTATSPAAAVGSSSAPPADPADVAAGTQVLTSFPSEPSKYLAEQARDYFNVDPAAVLAPGTTIAVDSSSWTPLDQAGAMVRIEVTVPGAAPTPYTAVMVKEADGTWKVMGTVAAQ